The following are encoded together in the Robertmurraya sp. FSL R5-0851 genome:
- a CDS encoding aldo/keto reductase, whose protein sequence is MEYVKLGNTGIDVSRFCLGCMGFGDANKWVHQWVLNEQDSRPVIKKALELGINFFDTANVYSLGTSEEYLGRALKDYANRDEVVIATKVHGQMHKGPNGSGLSRKAIMSEIDHSLKRLETDYVDLYIIHRWDYQTPIEETMEALHDVVKSGKARYIGASAMFAWQFQKALHVAEKNGWTKFVSMQNHLNLIYREEEREMLPLCKEEKIGVTPYSPLASGRLTRDWSVTTHRSETDQVQKSKYDATSEADRLVVERVASIAEKHGVPRTHIALAWLLQKETITSPIIGATKISHLEDAVGALSVKLSPEEIAFLEEPYVPHRIVGHS, encoded by the coding sequence ATGGAGTATGTGAAACTTGGTAATACAGGCATTGATGTATCTCGATTTTGTCTTGGATGTATGGGTTTTGGGGACGCAAATAAATGGGTTCACCAATGGGTATTAAACGAACAGGACTCTCGCCCCGTAATAAAAAAAGCGCTTGAATTAGGGATTAACTTTTTTGATACTGCCAATGTATACTCACTTGGCACCAGTGAGGAATATCTTGGGCGAGCTCTGAAAGATTATGCAAATCGTGATGAAGTCGTCATAGCCACAAAAGTACACGGGCAAATGCACAAAGGTCCAAATGGTTCTGGACTTTCTCGAAAAGCTATTATGAGTGAAATTGATCATAGCCTGAAGCGTTTGGAAACCGATTATGTTGACCTTTATATCATCCATCGTTGGGACTACCAAACTCCCATTGAAGAAACAATGGAAGCCTTACATGACGTAGTGAAGTCTGGAAAAGCAAGATACATTGGTGCTTCTGCGATGTTTGCTTGGCAATTCCAAAAAGCTTTACACGTGGCTGAAAAAAATGGGTGGACGAAATTTGTCTCTATGCAGAACCATCTCAACCTCATTTACCGCGAAGAGGAAAGAGAAATGCTCCCTCTTTGTAAGGAGGAGAAAATTGGCGTGACTCCATATAGCCCACTAGCATCAGGGAGATTAACGCGCGACTGGTCAGTAACTACACATCGTTCAGAAACCGATCAAGTCCAAAAGTCTAAATACGATGCAACTTCAGAAGCTGACCGATTAGTGGTTGAACGAGTAGCTTCTATAGCCGAGAAACACGGAGTGCCTCGAACACATATTGCACTTGCTTGGCTATTACAAAAAGAAACCATAACATCTCCAATCATCGGGGCAACGAAAATATCACATCTTGAGGATGCTGTAGGAGCTTTATCGGTTAAGCTTTCACCTGAAGAGATTGCATTCCTTGAAGAGCCCTATGTACCTCATCGAATCGTAGGTCATAGTTAG